The DNA region GTGATTAGTCATTAATATgagatataatttaatttaaaaaaaatcaaaattaaaataaattaggtgAGCTATTACATGCTTACCCTTAAATAAAATTGCAATTATCAAGTAAGCCACTTGCAAGTTTCCAAAAGTggtaataatattttctttttgatttttttaatcttcCAAAAAAAGCTGAAACCTCTTTCAATGTATGCCAAGTGTCAAAACTTGCCATCTtttaggttctcttttatatactatttagatttagatttagATTAGTAAGTAGATCGATGAtgtcaaaaatattttctgatattttaataatttaaatattaaataatttcatatttttgaaaataattaatgtattaatatttcatttaatagttattaatgacaataaaataattaacaaaagtcaattgtgactttttcccaaaataactactgtattaatttgatattgaataatttttaatgacggtagaataattaataaaagacaattgtgacttttctaaCATTAAGATATATGCTGAcaaatttttttgtttaatggttatgattattttttatataaataaataaattgaatataatatcttacgttcaaaatgatattcgcactttaaagtgcgttaACTACGCATTTTAAAGTGTGACCCTAACGCACTTTAATGTAGATTTGATTGCTCAATTCTCACTAGGGCGTTTTCGGATTTTACTTATGtggtgttaagttcaaacgctgcaCACGTCGtctatcatgttttgaatgatagCAATTTTTAGAGAGCTTGAATGCAATACTCAACATCATCTCGTAGACCACGCATTACCCATTTTGATTATATTATTTACACGAAATAAAATATAGTAATTAGTATTATTTTTCCAccatttttgaaaaataatataaaataattagtattatttttcatttattggtTTTTTATGAGGAACAAAATTCCCCCTATGATATCTCCCAATCTCCCATGACTATTCCATGTGCTAAAATTTCTCCTGGTtccattttagttttttttcttcaaactcaaatatccattttagttttttttcttcaaactcATATATGAgaattaaaaacaaaacaattttCAGTTGGTTAAATCTTCCTGCAAATTTTCCTACTTTCCTCCTCTAATAGCTTGATTAAGCACTAATCAGTAATCACTCTTCTTAATCCATTTTTCTCAATTAATCTccctcctttttcttcttcttctcactcaCTCTGAATGAAACAAACAACGTTTTCCACATTAACCCTCCACTCTCTTTTCCCTTTCTGCTTTtgcatcattcattcattctcAAACCCAAATTCCCAGTCACTCTGCACTGCAATTTCCCTTTTCTTCGCAATGTGTGAATTCCAATTCCAATTCGACGGTggtgaatgatgatgatgattcaaCACTGAAGCTGATTTCCTAGGGTTTTGCTTGTTTCTCGCATTTTGTGGAATGAGAGCTCATGGCACTTGCTAATGCTGCAGTGATTGGACCCTCTTTGTATGGCGTTGCTCGCATCGGTTACTATGAACCAAAGGTTCCGTTTCTGGGTTCCCACGGGGACGCGGGTTCTGGGTTTGGTGGTTCCTCTGCGTTTTGTGTTGGATCCCATGCGGGGAAGAGTGATGTTGTGCTTGAAAGGAGGAAGTTGAAGAACGTTGATAACAATGTACGCGTTGTTGAAAGTGCCCAGATGAAATTCACTGTTGAAATCCCTGTTTCTTGCTACCAGGTAATAGGAACTAGctgtttttgtatttttttttcccctTTATTTATGCCTTAATGATTTTAATGAAATGGGGAATGAAGGGTTGAGTTCTCAGTGGTGTGTTTGATGGGATTTGATTACTATGGACTATGGATGATGTTCGATAAATATCGAGGAATTTGCCTCGCTCGAGTTCAGTTTGGATATTGGTATTTGCCAATTTTATATGGATTGAATAATTTTTTGTGTGctgttgttttagaaaaaagaaaatggtaTGCCACATTGTGATTATTCATACAGGACTGTTAAAATATGACTTCTATGGTTGAGTGAAGGGAGAATGAATCAGGGATCTACCCCTTTACATTTTTGTTTGGTGCCTTAACTTTTCATCTTGTTCCCAATCCCATTGTAATATTTGACTTGCTTGCTGGGTTATATGCACTTATGGTACATTGGACCTTGTTTGATAACTCGATATGTTTCATATTGTTCTACTCTACGTAGTCTTTACATTTCTATCCGCtgctattttatttttgatgtaGTGAAGCAGTTGGTGGTTGGGATGGTTCAGCAGCTATGATGAGTGTTCATCATTTTAAGCTTTATAATTACAGTGATATATATCCAGTTGTCTTCATTATAGTAGCCCATCCTTGTTGATTTTCATTTACTTTGTCTTAAGATTTATGATAGACAGCTCAGTTCTTGCCACTTTGCAGCTTATTGGTGTTCCTGATCGAGCTGAGAAAGATGAAATTGTTAAGGCAGTTATGGGTCTCAAAAATGCAGAAATTGAAGAAGGTTACACCATAAGTGTTGTTGCATCTCGCCAGGTATAGATATGAGCACTAATTATGTTTTGTGATTGCAAAGTTTTGCTAGATTTGATTTTGGAAATGCTGATAAATGTAATTTGAGTTGTTGCTTTTTGTTGCTCTTATCTAATATTTGCAGGATCTTCTTATGGATGTTAGGGATAAACTTCTTTTTGAGCCGGAATATGCTGGGAACCTTAAAGAAAAGATTCCCCCTAAATCTTCCCTTCGTGTTCGTTGGTCTTGGTTGCCTGCTGCTTTATGCCTTCTTCAAGAGGTACACTTAACATGTGCTCATTCTTTTTTTAGGTTTTTCTAACGGTTCAGCGTCATAGAGTTTTCTTCTTTCTGGAAATGTTTGACTGCTACTTTTCTATTCTTTCTGTTTAGGTTGGAGAATCGAAGCTTGTGCTGGACATTGGACGGACAAGTCTTCAGCAGCAAGATGCCAAGCCATATACAGATGATTTAGTTCTTTCTATGGCGTTAGCTGAGGTAAGACACATGGACAGATAGGTCCGAAAACCACTCCTTGAATTTATAGCAGTCTTGTTATGTACCCTGTCCTTATTACAGGTGCTCTCGTGAAGTGTGCAGTTGCAAAGATTGGCTTTGAGAAGAACAAAGTATCTCAAGGTTTCGAAGCTCTTGCCCGTGCCCAGTGTCTTCTAAGAAGTAAACCATCTCTTGCAAAAATGACACTGCTTTCTCAGGTAAGCCACTTTTTGTGAGTGAATATTCATCTAAGATCTTTAAGTCACTAGCTAATTTTGGTGAGCATCCATTTTATAAGGGAAGGATTGGGTTATAAACCCATCTCTCTTTACaacagaaggaaaaaaaaaaaaaactaattcaaCAGATGTAAAATTGTTGTTTTTCTACTTTTTGTTCCCATAATTTGGGATTTTCAGTGAGTTCTCGGAATAATTTAGCATACTTATTTAGTGAAAATGATAATTTTCTCTCCAATATTAGATTTCGTTGCTTACAATAATTAAAAAAGATTTAGTAACGGATACTTCAGGCTAGCTACATGAACATCTACTAAGTTTGATCTGGGAATACAACATAATTAGTGACTCTATCAATTCTGTCCATGTCATTTTCATAATTTATGTCATCCCCCTTTCATATGCTTTTTGGCTTGAGAATTCACCATTCTGCAGTGATGGTTGGAAACATTGAATTTAATGGTCATAGCTGTATATTACTCATGGATCACAACCCTGAGGATGCTTTTCATGGTTTCTAGATTGAAGAATCTCTTGAAGAGCTTGCACCTGCTTGCACCTTGGAACTCCTGAGCATGTCAAATACCCCTGAAAATATTGATAGGAGACGTGGAGCAATTGCAGCTTTGCGAGAACTGCTTAGACAGGGTCTTGATGTCGAAGCTTCATGCCAAGTACAGGACTGGCCTTCCTTTCTAAGCCAAGCATTGGGCTGTTTGCTGGCTAATGAGATAGTTGATCTCCTTCCTTGGGATAGCTTAGCTGTGATGCGAAAGAATAAGAAGACAATCGAATCACAGAATCTAAGAGTAATAATTGATTCAAGTTGTTTCTATCGAGTTTTTACAGCTCATTTGGCACTTGGATTTTCCAGCAAGCATAAAGAATTGGTAACACCCTCTTCAAAGCTTAAgcattttaatatttgttaCAATCCATATTGTTTTTTCTTTGCTTACATTCTCAAACAATGGGTTTCTTAATTTCACCCTGATACCCAGTATTGTTATTTATATGATGCAGATTCACAAAGCAAAAAACATAtgtgaatgtttgatagcttCAGAGGGCTTTGATCTGAAATTTGAGGAAGCTTTCTGCTTATTCCTTCTTGGACTGGTATCTTTTTCATGTTAACTCTAATAACTGGTGCTTCCTTCATGAAGTCATTAGACATTTTTAATATTGATTTCCAGCATgcataattttttctttcactttcaATTTTCCATGATAATCTGCAGCATATTCTTTGATCATGATGTCTTAACTTCTAGGGCACAGAGGCTGAGGCGGTTGAAAAGCTGAAGCAGCTTGAGCTGAACTCAAATCCAAAACATAACTCTGTCTTGGGGAAGGCAATAATGGATGCTTCTGATGCTAACCCATCTTTGGTATTTCTCTTATTATCATGTTCACTCAGGTTCTCTAACTTTAAGGAGATGCACTATTTGAGATGCTTTAGGTGCCTTTGTTGCTTGTTAAATTCTTGACAGgccttagtgatgccatttctCCCCATTTTAGTGTTTACTGTTTAGAGTTTAGACCCTTAGCGAGGAAGTGTACTTTCACGTTCAGGGTGTGCTATCAACCACAACTTTGACTTCAAATATTACTGTGCTTTGGAATAACGTATGCTTTTGTAGAGACTGGCCTCAAATAAAGGACATATTTAAATGTCATCCGCTTTTATGcattttcttttattgtttaataatggtgatttttttactttttttatttcttatctCAAACCACTTGCTAAACTTGATCAGGAAATGTGGCTGAAGGATTCGGTGCTTGATTTGTATCCAGATACTAAAGGTTGTTCTCCAGCTCTGGTAAGATCAAGTATTTGTAGGAAAAAACGAAAATTTTCACTTTAATTCTGACAACGTTATTTATGGATATTCATCTCTGCAGGCTAGTTTCTTTAATGCTCAAAAGAAAATTTCTGGAAGCAAGAACTCTAAAGGAGCTACACAAACATCTTCTACTATATGTCATAGACCTCTGTCCTCCTCTGGATCTGTAGAGCGAAGAGATTTTGAGGAACCTCGCTCATATATGAGCTCTTCTCCAAATCTAGGTTTTGCAGTTAAGCAGCTGGCTCCTACTGATTTGCAGAGTTCACTGTTATCTGGCAAAAATGAAAATGGACCCAATCTTAGCGAGTCACCTGTTAAAGTGAAAAGGAGCCTTGGCACTCATCACAATGGAGTCTGGGATAGTCACTTCACCGGTGCACACATATTTGAAAGAATAACACATTTTACTGTACTGGGTTGTATTGCATTTGCTACAATTAAGTTGTTGGGAATAAACATAAGCAAGAATTTTACTGGTTCTAATTGGGCTTTCACAAAAGCCAATCATAACATTGCTTGGACTGCAGATTCATCTTCTAACTACCCTGTAGGTCCATATATGAGACGGAGTACTATTTCCGACAAACTTGAGAGAATCCTGTCAAGGGTGAAGATACATTTCTTGCACCGGTCAGATGCTGGGTTTCGAAGTGATTTACACACTGCTCATAGCTCTTCATCCTTCTCTATTAAAGTGTACAGGAGGCAGATGCCTGTGGAAGAAGCAGAAACCCTTATTAGGCAATGGCAAGAAATCAAAGCTGAAGCTTTGGGGCCTAGCCATGAAGTTAATTCCCTTGCGGAAGTCCTTGATGAACCCATGCTTGCTCAGGTAGTGCATGCTGTGACTTTTTTAaccctttttattttatataatcaaatatcacttgccatgctaTGGACTATACTTCACTGTTGAACGAGTGACATATCTAACAAGGTGTGGCTTTGAAATGCTCAAAATTGGGGGGTTCATGAAA from Lotus japonicus ecotype B-129 chromosome 2, LjGifu_v1.2 includes:
- the LOC130738615 gene encoding plastid division protein CDP1, chloroplastic, yielding MALANAAVIGPSLYGVARIGYYEPKVPFLGSHGDAGSGFGGSSAFCVGSHAGKSDVVLERRKLKNVDNNVRVVESAQMKFTVEIPVSCYQLIGVPDRAEKDEIVKAVMGLKNAEIEEGYTISVVASRQDLLMDVRDKLLFEPEYAGNLKEKIPPKSSLRVRWSWLPAALCLLQEVGESKLVLDIGRTSLQQQDAKPYTDDLVLSMALAECAVAKIGFEKNKVSQGFEALARAQCLLRSKPSLAKMTLLSQIEESLEELAPACTLELLSMSNTPENIDRRRGAIAALRELLRQGLDVEASCQVQDWPSFLSQALGCLLANEIVDLLPWDSLAVMRKNKKTIESQNLRVIIDSSCFYRVFTAHLALGFSSKHKELIHKAKNICECLIASEGFDLKFEEAFCLFLLGLGTEAEAVEKLKQLELNSNPKHNSVLGKAIMDASDANPSLEMWLKDSVLDLYPDTKGCSPALASFFNAQKKISGSKNSKGATQTSSTICHRPLSSSGSVERRDFEEPRSYMSSSPNLGFAVKQLAPTDLQSSLLSGKNENGPNLSESPVKVKRSLGTHHNGVWDSHFTGAHIFERITHFTVLGCIAFATIKLLGINISKNFTGSNWAFTKANHNIAWTADSSSNYPVGPYMRRSTISDKLERILSRVKIHFLHRSDAGFRSDLHTAHSSSSFSIKVYRRQMPVEEAETLIRQWQEIKAEALGPSHEVNSLAEVLDEPMLAQWQALADAAKEKSCHWRFLLLKLSVLRADILSDGNETDMAEIEALLEEAAELVDSSQQKNPNYLSTYKVRYVLKMQDDGSWKFCEGDIRTP